A region of Sugiyamaella lignohabitans strain CBS 10342 chromosome A, complete sequence DNA encodes the following proteins:
- the IBA57 gene encoding Iba57p (Protein involved in incorporating iron-sulfur clusters into proteins; mitochondrial matrix protein; involved in the incorporation of iron-sulfur clusters into mitochondrial aconitase-type proteins; activates the radical-SAM family members Bio2p and Lip5p; interacts with Ccr4p in the two-hybrid system; GO_component: GO:0005759 - mitochondrial matrix [Evidence IEA]; GO_component: GO:0005759 - mitochondrial matrix [Evidence IDA] [PMID 18086897]; GO_component: GO:0005739 - mitochondrion [Evidence IEA]; GO_component: GO:0005739 - mitochondrion [Evidence IDA] [PMID 14562095]; GO_component: GO:0005739 - mitochondrion [Evidence IDA] [PMID 16823961]; GO_function: GO:0003674 - molecular_function [Evidence ND]; GO_function: GO:0016740 - transferase activity [Evidence IEA]; GO_process: GO:0016226 - iron-sulfur cluster assembly [Evidence IMP] [PMID 18086897]) has product MVGGHVRSSQGVRTVAGSITPGLMRGLSYYTPQSPPPEPPLRGYTKLNRRLVYVRGQDAPKFLNGLITNHLTGPDDHGAFGFYAAFLNSKGRIISDSFIYPTHYSTLMSDTANAVGVGSRSTTGDGSSSSEVPGYLVECDSSLASSLVSMLKLHKLRSRVEISLVEDTGSSPKVWQVWDDSTVTDSLPLDITNQSILVPYCPSLVGASDSRAPGFGLRLVLPGNQTPLDVLSEAFVSADEFPECSPDAYHIRRLVYGIPEGASELPPNSSLPLDSCMDYMGGVDFNKGCYQGQELTIRSHHHGIVRKRIIPVVLSPPLTSDSNPDPATHSLDQSESSSQPSNKSSDELVQQEYELESEPALEYNPSSPVATSINSASLAGSSILDISASLGDSSRLARVTDNPSPFGVSKKSKPSSSSSSSPSLRPSGTLLSAIGNVGLALVRLEHFGSSTAQFAIQTPAGNIRVHGFQPYWWPSPDDNTDSSA; this is encoded by the coding sequence ATGGTTGGGGGTCATGTTCGAAGTAGTCAGGGGGTGAGGACAGTGGCTGGGTCGATAACACCTGGTTTGATGAGGGGGTTGTCGTATTATACACCTCAGTCGCCACCTCCAGAGCCTCCGTTGAGGGGGTATACAAAACTGAATCGACGTCTGGTGTATGTAAGAGGCCAGGATGCCCCCAAATTTCTGAATGGACTCATCACCAACCACTTAACAGGACCAGACGACCATGGAGCGTTTGGTTTCTATGCCGCTTTTCTGAATTCTAAAGGAAGAATCATCTCCGACAGTTTTATTTATCCCACCCATTACTCGACGTTGATGTCTGATACAGCAAatgctgttggtgttggCAGTCGAAGTACGACTGGAGATGGGTCCAGTAGCAGCGAAGTTCCTGGATACCTCGTAGAATGCGATTCGTCGTTAGCTAGTTCGCTGGTATCGATGCTGAAATTACATAAACTTCGATCTCGAGTGGAAATCTCGCTTGTCGAGGATACTGGGTCCAGTCCGAAAGTGTGGCAAGTATGGGACGATTCGACCGTCACCGACTCACTTCCTTTGGATATCACTAACCAGTCCATTCTGGTTCCATACTGTCCTTCTTTAGTAGGAGCCAGTGACTCACGAGCGCCAGGATTCGGGCTCAGACTCGTTCTTCCTGGTAATCAGACTCCATTAGACGTTCTCTCAGAAGCATTTGTCTCAGCTGACGAGTTCCCTGAATGTTCACCAGATGCCTATCACATTCGACGACTGGTGTATGGTATTCCTGAAGGAGCTAGTGAACTGCCACCCAACAGCTCACTTCCTCTCGATTCCTGTATGGATTATATGGGAGGAGTCGACTTCAATAAAGGGTGCTACCAGGGCCAGGAGCTGACCATCCGGTCTCACCACCACGGCATTGTCCGCAAACGCATCATTCCCGTGGTTCTATCCCCTCCATTGACTTCTGACTCGAATCCTGACCCCGCAACTCACTCTTTGGATCAATCTGAGTCTTCTTCACAGCCATCTAACAAGTCATCTGACGAGCTGGTTCAGCAGGAATACGAACTCGAGTCGGAACCAGCTCTTGAGTACAATCCCTCGTCTCCAGTGGCCACATCCATCAACTCAGCATCGCTGGCTGGCAGCTCGATTCTCGACATTTCTGCCAGTTTAGGAGACTCGTCACGTCTGGCCCGAGTCACCGACAACCCATCCCCCTTTGGCGTGTCCAAAAAGTCCAAACCAAgttcatcctcatcctcttcaccaTCCCTTCGACCTTCTGGAACCCTTCTGTCGGCCATTGGCAACGTCGGACTGGCACTGGTCCGTCTCGAACACTTCGGTTCGTCAACCGCCCAGTTCGCCATCCAAACCCCCGCCGGCAACATCCGCGTCCACGGCTTCCAACCCTACTGGTGGCCCTCTCCAGACGACAACACCGACTCCTCTGCATAG
- the HIS7 gene encoding imidazoleglycerol-phosphate synthase (Imidazole glycerol phosphate synthase; glutamine amidotransferase:cyclase that catalyzes the fifth step of histidine biosynthesis and also produces 5-aminoimidazole-4-carboxamide ribotide (AICAR), a purine precursor; GO_component: GO:0005737 - cytoplasm [Evidence IEA]; GO_component: GO:0005622 - intracellular [Evidence TAS] [PMID 8852895]; GO_function: GO:0003824 - catalytic activity [Evidence IEA,IEA]; GO_function: GO:0004359 - glutaminase activity [Evidence IDA] [PMID 10733892]; GO_function: GO:0000107 - imidazoleglycerol-phosphate synthase activity [Evidence IEA]; GO_function: GO:0000107 - imidazoleglycerol-phosphate synthase activity [Evidence IDA] [PMID 10733892]; GO_function: GO:0016829 - lyase activity [Evidence IEA]; GO_function: GO:0016833 - oxo-acid-lyase activity [Evidence IEA]; GO_function: GO:0016740 - transferase activity [Evidence IEA]; GO_function: GO:0016763 - transferase activity, transferring pentosyl groups [Evidence IEA]; GO_process: GO:0008652 - cellular amino acid biosynthetic process [Evidence IEA]; GO_process: GO:0006541 - glutamine metabolic process [Evidence IEA]; GO_process: GO:0000105 - histidine biosynthetic process [Evidence IEA,IEA,IEA]; GO_process: GO:0000105 - histidine biosynthetic process [Evidence IMP] [PMID 14190241]; GO_process: GO:0008152 - metabolic process [Evidence IEA,IEA]; GO_process: GO:0006950 - response to stress [Evidence IEA]) has protein sequence MSDLVYVIDVESGNLQSLQNAVEKLGYRVKWVKNREQGLEAVDKAQRMILPGVGNFGHFMDELHGRGLADTVLEYIKSGKPLMGICVGLQSIFKGSVESPTAQGLGLIDIRLSRFDDSEKSVPHIGWNGTVLKGQEGDDITKSTPSLYGIDPSQKYYFVHSFAAVLSNETQIQALQGWEYAQAQYGSEKFVAAVAKDNVFLTQFHPEKSGEAGLFVIDSFLKGNKHARISTELASHKTAPGLTKRVIACLDVRTNDAGDIVVTKGDQYDVREKEGSAVRNLGKPVQVAEKYYKQGADEVTFLNITSFRNSPLKDLPMLEILRLTSKTVFVPLTIGGGIRDTVDPATGKVVPALEVADMYFRSGADKVSIGSDAVDAAEKYYANGRKGDGTSPLETISKPYGVQAVVVSIDPKRVYVQSPSDVKHHTFKTKYPGPNGEEYVWYQTTVKGGRETRDLGAYELAQASEALGAGELLLNCIDKDGTNSGFDLELINDIKSAVKIPVIASSGAGRPEHFEEVFTKTTTDAALGAGMFHRDEYTVSDVKKCLQTAGFPTRLT, from the coding sequence ATGTCTGATTTGGTTTACGTGATCGATGTCGAGAGCGGCAATTTGCAGTCGCTGCAAAATGCTGTGGAGAAGCTCGGTTATCGAGTCAAGTGGGTCAAGAACCGTGAACAGGGTCTGGAAGCGGTCGACAAGGCCCAGAGAATGATTCTGCCTGGTGTGGGCAATTTTGGTCATTTCATGGATGAATTGCATGGTAGAGGTCTGGCTGATACGGTACTGGAGTATATTAAGTCTGGTAAACCGTTGATGGGAATCTGTGTCGGATTACAGTCTATCTTCAAGGGCTCAGTTGAGTCACCTACAGCCCAGGGTCTTGGGTTGATTGATATTCGACTCAGTAGATTCGATGATTCTGAAAAGTCTGTGCCTCATATCGGCTGGAATGGCACAGTTTTAAAGGGTCAAGAGGGCGATGATATTACCAAGTCAACACCTTCGTTATATGGCATTGATCCCTCGCAGAAGTACTACTTTGTACACTCATTTGCTGCGGTGTTGAGCAATGAGACCCAGATCCAGGCTCTTCAAGGATGGGAATATGCGCAAGCACAATATGGATCAGAGAAatttgttgctgctgttgcgAAAGACAATGTCTTTTTAACACAATTCCACCCCGAAAAGAGTGGAGAGGCCGGTCTGTTTGTCATTGACTCGTTCCTCAAGGGCAACAAACATGCGCGAATCAGCACGGAACTTGCATCTCACAAAACCGCTCCTGGTTTGACCAAACGAGTGATTGCTTGTTTGGATGTACGGACCAACGATGCTGGCGACATTGTCGTGACAAAGGGAGACCAGTACGACGTGCGTGAGAAAGAAGGGTCCGCAGTACGAAATCTCGGTAAACCTGTACAAGTGGCTGAGaaatattataaacaaGGAGCCGACGAAGTCACTTTCCTCAACATCACATCATTTCGAAACTCGCCATTAAAAGATCTTCCTATGCTGGAGATTCTGCGACTCACATCCAAGACTGTATTTGTGCCTCTTACTATCGGAGGAGGAATTCGAGACACTGTCGACCCTGCTACTGGTAAAGTTGTTCCTGCTCTGGAAGTAGCTGACATGTATTTCCGTTCTGGTGCCGATAAAGTGTCTATTGGCAGTGATGCtgtggatgctgctgagaagTATTATGCCAATGGCCGTAAAGGAGACGGCACTTCGCCATTGGAAACCATTTCCAAACCATACGGAGTGCAAGCCGTAGTGGTATCTATTGATCCCAAACGAGTCTATGTTCAATCACCCTCTGACGTCAAACATCACACATTCAAGACCAAGTATCCTGGTCCTAACGGAGAAGAGTATGTCTGGTATCAAACCACCGTCAAAGGAGGACGAGAAACCCGTGATCTGGGGGCCTATGAACTAGCGCAAGCCAGCGAAGCACTCGGAGCTGGCGAACTCCTCCTCAACTGTATTGACAAAGACGGCACGAACTCGGGATTCGATCTCGAGCTCATCAACGACATTAAATCGGCCGTCAAGATCCCCGTCATCGCCTCTTCCGGAGCAGGTCGCCCCGAGCACTTCGAAGAAGTGTTCACCAAAACCACTACCGACGCAGCCCTCGGCGCCGGCATGTTCCACCGCGACGAGTACACCGTATCGGACGTCAAGAAGTGTCTCCAGACCGCCGGATTCCCCACCAGACTCACATAG
- the PIN4 gene encoding Pin4p (Protein involved in G2/M phase progression and response to DNA damage; interacts with Rad53p; contains an RNA recognition motif, a nuclear localization signal, and several SQ/TQ cluster domains; hyperphosphorylated in response to DNA damage; GO_component: GO:0005737 - cytoplasm [Evidence IEA,IEA]; GO_component: GO:0005737 - cytoplasm [Evidence IDA] [PMID 14562095]; GO_component: GO:0005737 - cytoplasm [Evidence IDA] [PMID 23222640]; GO_function: GO:0003723 - RNA binding [Evidence IEA]; GO_function: GO:0003729 - mRNA binding [Evidence IDA] [PMID 23222640]; GO_function: GO:0003676 - nucleic acid binding [Evidence IEA]; GO_function: GO:0000166 - nucleotide binding [Evidence IEA]; GO_process: GO:0000077 - DNA damage checkpoint [Evidence IGI,IPI] [PMID 15024067]; GO_process: GO:0000086 - G2/M transition of mitotic cell cycle [Evidence IMP] [PMID 15024067]): MAESSLFGRSAMYQQQHQQHQSSQLSGTGGGDSFLKASPGPGSLLGSGSGSSSGPGSAGSPGSGPPGASSSSANSASASAVRRIQSRHFDFLAGASGSATGSGAGSGTGSGSSGSSGNNNNNNSGSGNSGSGSELPGFEGLGHAHGVHGHGSGGSAAAGWGTNGQQTQLTAQLNGGSGLPGQLSGQMPPPGQFHGQLPGHLSGQLPVQLPGQGLGPGLGQGLSQLPGQGLNQGLNQGLGQSLNQGLNQGLGQGLGQGLSQGLNQGLNQGLGQGLGQGMSQALGQRSNAASLSPLPRATSPLPPFPGQSVWLDQSSASLRSISPHPKPASSNSSINEVQLQQQAPLQPLQPNGSGGNGGNGGPVNVGLIPPPSTSPSAVSVSSSSNLVGDDELIPTAIVIKNIPFAIKKEQLLDVMTSMGLPLPYAFNYHFDSGVFRGLAFANFTSPEETGAVISNLNGREIGGRKLRVEYKKMLPLVERERIEREKRERRGQLEEQHRSSSGPKGLNNSGLGGNSGGNGNSGGNAGGNGGAGNGGGNGAGNSGSMGSGNGGGGSGSGNGGGSGHHHGHNHHHNHHGGNNHQQMNHVGNSHHHGGNQHHGPSNHSPKMVDLNDPETLDFYSQILLFRDDKNRSELIFPATLLPHQRKIVAVLSGQLGLMFSGDRVNGGPVAVLKPQQQPQLQQQQQQQHQQQHQQHPQHPQQHQQQLHQQQQQQHHLQQPPMPQFQGQQSFQQQPQQNQPQPPQQQPQQYQQPPPPGLFDYNGSSSGQIHHPQPQYVGGVGGMGVGIGSGAAGSGQFSSQGPPPPQQGLFQPQPQQPVPPLVQQQSGGSGSGGQLRGTKSFADIRAPASYPYNISAPGTPSGSPFFPSQTPPPGSKQQQQQQQQQQQQQPQGHQQQPPQQFLPLMSLQQQQRGYPYLGQTGQPQIGFPSQQQQQQSQGQSQAQSQTAGKHQSSQSFDLSNSVGSLSDSFSSALSLSGSSSGRQHAAVGSVGSASPTASINSIHDSVASSSGGNSSAGVIGSKSGVHDDN, translated from the coding sequence ATGGCAGAGTCGTCTTTGTTTGGTAGGAGCGCTAtgtaccagcagcagcatcagcagcaccagtcgTCGCAGTTGAGCGggactggtggtggtgattcGTTTCTGAAGGCCAGTCCGGGCCCGGGGTCGTTGCTAGGTTCGGGGTCGGGGTCGAGTTCCGGGCCTGGGTCCGCTGGTTCGCCGGGATCGGGACCTCCTGGTGCCAGTTCGTCGTCAGCCAATTCGGCTTCAGCTTCCGCCGTGAGAAGAATCCAGTCTCGgcattttgattttttggcTGGTGCCTCTGGAAGTGCTACTGgcagtggtgctggaagtgGCACTGGATCAGGTTCGTCTGGATCTAGTggcaataacaataacaacaacagcggAAGCGGTAATAGTGGCAGCGGATCGGAATTGCCCGGTTTTGAAGGACTGGGTCATGCTCATGGAGTTCATGGTCATGGATCTGGCggctctgctgctgctggatgGGGGACTAACGGCCAACAGACTCAGTTGACTGCTCAGTTGAATGGTGGATCTGGGTTACCAGGACAGTTGTCGGGTCAGATGCCACCTCCAGGACAGTTTCACGGTCAGTTGCCTGGTCATTTGTCGGGCCAGTTGCCTGTTCAACTCCCAGGTCAGGGATTAGGTCCTGGACTTGGTCAGGGTTTGAGCCAACTCCCGGGTCAAGGATTGAATCAGGGATTGAATCAGGGGCTTGGTCAGAGTTTGAACCAGGGATTGAATCAGGGACTTGGTCAAGGACTTGGTCAAGGACTCAGTCAGGGTTTGAACCAGGGATTGAATCAAGGATTGGGTCAAGGACTGGGCCAAGGAATGAGTCAGGCACTGGGCCAGCGGTCAAATGCTGCGTCGCTGTCGCCTTTGCCAAGGGCTACTTCTCCTTTGCCGCCATTTCCTGGCCAGTCTGTATGGCTTGATCAGTCGTCTGCGTCTCTTCGAAGCATTTCTCCACACCCCAAACCAGCCAGCTCGAATAGCAGTATTAACGAAGTTCAACTGCAACAGCAGGCTCCTTTACAGCCACTTCAACCAAATGGAAGTGGTGGTAATGGCGGTAATGGTGGCCCGGTTAATGTTGGACTGATCCCTCCTCCTTCGACATCACCATCTGCTGTATCGgtgtcttcttcgtcgaaCCTTGTTGGAGACGATGAACTCATTCCAACCGCTATTGTGATTAAAAATATCCCCTTTGCTAttaaaaaagaacaatTGTTGGATGTAATGACATCCATGGGACTACCTTTGCCATATGCTTTTAATTATCACTTTGATAGCGGCGTTTTTAGAGGTCTTGCTTTTGCCAACTTTACCAGTCCTGAAGAGACAGGTGCGGTTATTTCCAATCTCAATGGACGGGAAATTGGCGGTCGTAAGCTGAGAGTCGAGTATAAGAAAATGCTTCCCTTGGTAGAAAGAGAACGTATTGAGCGGGAAAAGcgagaaagaagaggccAGCTCGAAGAGCAACACCGTAGTAGTTCCGGTCCAAAGGGATTGAATAATAGTGGACTGGGTGGTAATTCAGGTGGTAATGGCAATTCTGGCGGTAATGCTGGTGGAaatggtggtgctggtaatggCGGCGGtaatggtgctggtaataGTGGATCCATGGGTAGTGgaaatggtggtggtggttctggcAGTGGAAATGGTGGTGGAAGTGGTCATCATCATGGTCATAACCATCATCATAACCATCATGGCGGTAATAACCATCAGCAAATGAACCATGTTGGTAATAGCCATCACCACGGCGGTAATCAGCATCACGGACCATCGAACCATTCACCTAAAATGGTTGATTTGAACGATCCAGAGACGTTAGACTTTTATTCAcagattttgttgtttagAGACGATAAAAACCGGTCTGAGTTGATCTTCCCAGCCACTTTGTTGCCTCATCAGAGGAAGATTGTCGCTGTTTTGAGCGGACAATTGGGTTTAATGTTTAGTGGAGACCGTGTGAATGGTGGTCCAGTGGCAGTTTTGaaacctcaacaacaaccacagttgcaacaacaacagcagcagcagcatcagcagcagcatcagcaacatccaCAACAccctcagcagcatcaacagcagcttcaccaacagcaacaacagcaacaccaTTTGCAACAACCACCAATGCCTCAATTCCAAGGTCAACAGTCgtttcagcaacaacctcaGCAGAATCAGCCACAACCcccacaacaacagccacaacagtaccagcagccacCCCCTCCTGGTCTGTTTGACTATAACGGAAGTTCGTCTGGTCAAATTCACCACCCCCAACCCCAGTACGTAGGTGGAGTTGGGGGCATGGGGGTTGGAATTGGGAGTGGCGCCGCTGGATCAGGACAATTTTCCAGTCAAGGACCGCCTCCACCACAACAAGGACTTTTTCAACctcaaccacaacaaccagTTCCTCCACTTGTTCAGCAACAATCTGGAGGATCAGGTTCAGGCGGGCAATTAAGAGGAACCAAGTCTTTTGCCGATATTCGAGCCCCTGCCAGCTACCCGTACAACATCTCTGCTCCCGGCACCCCTTCTGGATCGCCTTTTTTCCCTTCTCAAACACCACCTCCAGGTTctaaacaacaacagcagcaacagcagcaacaacaacaacaacaaccccAAGggcatcaacaacagcccCCACAACAGTTCCTCCCACTCATGTCGttgcaacaacaacagcgTGGATACCCCTACCTTGGCCAAACCGGCCAACCTCAGATTGGATTCCCTtcccaacaacagcagcagcagtcgcaAGGTCAATCACAAGCTCAGTCTCAAACCGCTGGTAAACACCAGTCGAGCCAGAGCTTTGATCTTAGCAACAGCGTTGGTTCACTGAGCGATTCGTTCTCCAGCGCTTTGAGCCTCTCTGGAAGCAGTTCTGGTCGCCAGCACGCTGCTGTTGGAAGTGTGGGAAGTGCTAGCCCTACCGCTAGCATTAACAGCATCCATGACTCGGTCGCCTCATCATCGGGCGGTAACAGCTCGGCTGGTGTGATCGGGTCGAAATCTGGGGTTCATGACGATAATTGA
- the ARO4 gene encoding 3-deoxy-7-phosphoheptulonate synthase ARO4 (3-deoxy-D-arabino-heptulosonate-7-phosphate (DAHP) synthase; catalyzes the first step in aromatic amino acid biosynthesis and is feedback-inhibited by tyrosine or high concentrations of phenylalanine or tryptophan; relative distribution to the nucleus increases upon DNA replication stress; GO_component: GO:0005737 - cytoplasm [Evidence IDA] [PMID 14562095]; GO_component: GO:0005737 - cytoplasm [Evidence IDA] [PMID 22842922]; GO_component: GO:0005634 - nucleus [Evidence IDA] [PMID 14562095]; GO_component: GO:0005634 - nucleus [Evidence IDA] [PMID 22842922]; GO_function: GO:0003849 - 3-deoxy-7-phosphoheptulonate synthase activity [Evidence IEA,IEA]; GO_function: GO:0003849 - 3-deoxy-7-phosphoheptulonate synthase activity [Evidence IDA] [PMID 2880280]; GO_function: GO:0003824 - catalytic activity [Evidence IEA]; GO_function: GO:0016740 - transferase activity [Evidence IEA]; GO_process: GO:0009073 - aromatic amino acid family biosynthetic process [Evidence IEA,IEA]; GO_process: GO:0009058 - biosynthetic process [Evidence IEA]; GO_process: GO:0008652 - cellular amino acid biosynthetic process [Evidence IEA]; GO_process: GO:0009423 - chorismate biosynthetic process [Evidence IEA]; GO_process: GO:0009423 - chorismate biosynthetic process [Evidence TAS] [PMID 1943992]; GO_process: GO:0006950 - response to stress [Evidence IEA]) yields the protein MSATNSPMFGPDGVSRSGSPVEQSEDVRILGYDPLIAPALLQNEIPASAKSVATVSKGRKEAIKVLNRASDKLVCIVGPCSIHDPEAALEYASRLKKLSDELDGELVVIMRAYLEKPRTTVGWKGLINDPDVNESFNINKGLRVARKLFVDLTDLGVPIASEMLDTISPQFLADQLSLGAIGARTTESQLHRELASGLSFPIGFKNGTDGSAGVAIDAVKAASVSHHFMGVTKQGLAAITTTKGNENCFIILRGGTKGTNYDEASVKAIKEKLAGSSTTIMVDCSHGNSNKDYRNQPKVNSEVARQIANGEDTLVGVMIESHINEGKQSVGPEGKAGLKYGVSITDACVNWETTEVMLRELADAVKARRALKN from the coding sequence ATGTCTGCCACAAACTCTCCTATGTTTGGACCTGATGGAGTGTCACGATCGGGATCTCCTGTCGAACAGTCTGAGGATGTTCGAATTCTCGGCTACGATCCTCTGATTGCCCCAGCTCTGTTGCAAAACGAGATTCCCGCCTCGGCTAAGAGTGTTGCTACTGTTTCTAAAGGTCGTAAGGAGGCTATTAAGGTGTTGAATCGTGCTTCTGACAAGCTTGTTTGTATTGTTGGACCCTGTTCGATCCACGATCCTGAAGCCGCTTTAGAGTATGCCAGCAGACTGAAGAAGCTTTCAGACGAGCTCGATGGTGAGCTTGTAGTTATCATGCGTGCTTACTTGGAGAAGCCCCGTACCACTGTTGGTTGGAAGGGTCTGATTAACGATCCTGATGTGAACGAGTctttcaacatcaacaaggGTCTACGAGTAGCCAGAAaattgtttgttgatttgaCTGATTTGGGTGTTCCAATTGCCAGTGAGATGCTCGATACCATTTCTCCTCAATTCTTGGCTGACCAGCTTTCTCTTGGAGCCATTGGAGCTCGTACCACCGAGTCGCAATTGCACCGTGAGCTTGCCTCGGGTCTGTCTTTCCCTATTGGTTTCAAGAATGGTACTGATGGCTCTGCTGGCGTAGCCATTGATGCTGTCAAGGCTGCCTCGGTCTCGCACCATTTTATGGGTGTCACCAAGCAAGGTCTTGCTGCCATCACCACTACTAAGGGTAACGAGAACTGTTTCATCATCCTCCGTGGTGGTACCAAGGGTACTAACTACGACGAGGCTTCTGTCAAGGCTATTAAGGAGAAGCTGGCTGGTTCGTCGACTACTATCATGGTCGACTGTTCTCACGGCAACTCTAACAAAGACTACCGCAACCAACCCAAGGTCAACAGTGAAGTCGCTCGCCAAATCGCCAACGGTGAAGACACCCTTGTGGGTGTCATGATCGAGTCCCACATCAACGAGGGCAAGCAATCGGTCGGTCCCGAGGGTAAAGCCGGTCTCAAATACGGCGTCTCCATCACCGACGCCTGTGTCAACTGGGAAACCACCGAGGTCATGCTCCGCGAACTCGCCGACGCCGTCAAGGCCAGAAGAGCTCTTAAAAACTAA